The following DNA comes from Capsicum annuum cultivar UCD-10X-F1 chromosome 7, UCD10Xv1.1, whole genome shotgun sequence.
TATGTATACAGTCCTAAGACCACTAGTCAGGCTATATCAAAACACTCCTAACTACTGTCTACGATTCACCCACAAACACTAGCTCTCTAACCTAATCCGTACCCTCCATaccttcttatctagggtcatgtacTTAATAAGTTGTAACTGCattatgtcatgtctaatcacctccctccaatatttcttcggcctatctCTATCCCGCCTGAAATCATCCaaagccaacctctcacacctacaaactaGGGCATCAGTGCCCCTCTTCGTgacatgtccgaaccatctcaatctaactttccgcatcttgtcctccactgaatCCACTCACACCTTCTCTCGAATAGTCTCATTCATAGTCCTATCTcccctagtaagtccacacatccaatgcaagaTTCTCATTTATGTCATCTTCAACTTtcgaatgtgggagttcttaatgGATcaatactccgctccatacagcatggccgggCGGACcgtcactctatagaatttgcctttaagcttggaagacaccttcttatcacacaaaactcccgaggcgagcctccatgtCATCTATCtggccccaatacggtgagagacatcctcgtcaatctctcaattcccctgaatcatagacccgagatagttaaaactatccctcttacaaacaactTGGGAATCCATCtttactaccacctcgtcctccTGCTTCGAGTCATTAAACGTGCATTtgaagtactccatcttggtcctactcaacctaaaccctttagacttcagggtttgtctccaaacctccaatttatcattaacacccttcccccaccccacccccacccccgggtctcatcaatcaaaattaCATCATctgtaaaaagcatacaccaaggcacctctccttaaATTCGCAGTGTCAACACATCATCACCGAGGCGAATAAAAACGAGCTAAGAGTTGATGCCTGGTACCCTGTCAGGACAGGAAAATTCTCTGAATCTCCTCCCATTATCCTCATCCGAGTCTCCGCtctatcatacatgtccttaatcgatctgatgtacgccaccggaaCCCCTCTCAAAACaaagttaaatattaaatttaaaatctcaAAGATATTCGTATTTCGGtaattaaaactttttaaaaagttaataccttatttaaattcataactacaACGAAATATGCAATTGTAGCTTGATTCGTGATCAAATATGCAATTGTAGCTTGTTTCATAGATTCCAACCTCTTCATCATGATATATATtaggtatttatttttatatttgactTTATGACTCCAATTATAATAGCTTAGTGTTTTAACTTTGTATGAAAATAATTGACTAGAAATGAAAGTGAGAAATTTAGTAAAATCAATCAGAATTAGCATTATTAAATTTAAAGGCAAAATCAATCTATATTTGATTTGAGCTATTATAAAAGATGGTGTAAAGTTTACCAATTTAATGATGCTTTGTGATGCAAAGAGTGTGCCAGTATAATGATGGATATGTTGTAATAGAAATTTAATAAACACCACGAAAAAATGATtctcaagaaaaattgatttgctaaaatgaaataataatatagaAAGGTCGGACTATAGTACAAGAAAGATGAAATTTACACTAAGTAAATACCAACTTATTACAATCAAGATTTCCAAGTCTGAGAATTATTATGTAGGACAATACAAATAAGCATAGAGAACTTCATTATACACCATATTTACAGATAAactatttaacattattttttgcTTAGGCCAGAACAttagagaaaaaacaaaagaaactcaagctagtactaaTTATTCCACATTTTAAGTAGAAGCAACTCATGAACACCAATATCAAGTGCCACAATGAAATGCTAAACAGTCAATGGGATGTTCATCCACAGCATCACATTCCTTCTTGTTTCTCTGAACAGGCTTTTCTGGCAAACAGTTCCGACGATCGTCGTACACTATACCCTTTGATGTCAAGTTGCTGCAAATGCCTTGCTCCTCACAAAAATAGTTATAAGAAAATGTGAAGTTTGAGAGCTTTGGGAGTACACATATTCCCTCTGGCACAATTCCACTAAACATGTTATGTGCTAAATTTATTAGCTCCAAATGAGCTAAACCAGCAATAGTATAAGGTATTGGCCCTGCTAACTTGTTGTTGCTCACATCAAGAACTTTTAACTTGTACAAAAATCCCACTTCAGGAGTCAAACACCCTGATAGACTAATATTACTTAGGACCAATTCTTCTAAGGTGTTTGCAAAGTTGGCTATGCTGGGTGGCAAGCATCCTCCAAAGTAGTTATTGGCAAAAACCACAACAGAAGCAGAGCTTGATCCTAGATTTGAAGGGATAGTGGAAGTGAAAAGGTTATTGTTAACGAAAATAGCATCGAGATTCTTGCTAAAGAGTTGAGGAGGCAATGGCCCTTCAAACTCATTGAAGCGAAGATCAAGATACTTTAAGGAAGGAAGAGAGAGCACAACACTAGGAAATGGTCCTACGAATCGGTTGTTACTGATATCAAGCTCATACAAGAGTGTAAGATTCGAAAAAGAGAGTGGGAGGATTCCACAGAAGCGATTGCTGTTTAGGTGCAGCAACGCTAAGTCATTGAGAAGGCTGAGTTCATCAGGTAGGTAACCGGCTATATTACCATGGTTCAGATCAATGCCAGCAACAGTTTGGACTTTGGTGTCATTAGGGAATGGGGCGCAATAAACGCCAGTGTAGTTGCAGACTGAAGGGCCAACCCAATTAGAGGTCATGTTTCTAGGATCAGAGTAGATAACGCGTTTCCAAGCTTGGAGAGCAATGAAGGCCTTTTGCAGCCTCGGGTTTTTTATGGCCTTAATGGAGGAGGAATGGCTATGTTTGGCTGCTAAGTTGAACACATTGGAGGTGAGACTTAGAAACAAGAGAACAAAGGCAGTGGTGGTAATGGGAAAAGAAAATGAAGCCATTTTTTGTTAATGAATGGAAATGCAAGCATTAATCAACAGCCTATGCTTGGTTTTTGTAAGGTGAGATATCCTTTCTCTTTCAAATGCTTTTTTAAGTCCTCTGGTTAATGATGTAGCTAATATCTCCTGTTAGGACTAATGCATCCACAGTGCAATTC
Coding sequences within:
- the LOC107878358 gene encoding leucine-rich repeat extensin-like protein 4, coding for MASFSFPITTTAFVLLFLSLTSNVFNLAAKHSHSSSIKAIKNPRLQKAFIALQAWKRVIYSDPRNMTSNWVGPSVCNYTGVYCAPFPNDTKVQTVAGIDLNHGNIAGYLPDELSLLNDLALLHLNSNRFCGILPLSFSNLTLLYELDISNNRFVGPFPSVVLSLPSLKYLDLRFNEFEGPLPPQLFSKNLDAIFVNNNLFTSTIPSNLGSSSASVVVFANNYFGGCLPPSIANFANTLEELVLSNISLSGCLTPEVGFLYKLKVLDVSNNKLAGPIPYTIAGLAHLELINLAHNMFSGIVPEGICVLPKLSNFTFSYNYFCEEQGICSNLTSKGIVYDDRRNCLPEKPVQRNKKECDAVDEHPIDCLAFHCGT